The following are encoded together in the Cardinium endosymbiont of Culicoides punctatus genome:
- the rplM gene encoding 50S ribosomal protein L13, whose translation MDYISYKTKYANKQSVDKQWVVVDASSQTLGRLASQVAYVIRGKHKPNFTPHVDCGDHVIVLNAGKISLSGNKWVKKNYVTYSGYPGGIKKTTPRELETSNPKRIIEHAVKGMLPKNRLGRRLFQNLHVCEGDVHQYAAQKPVHIMLKY comes from the coding sequence GTGGATTATATAAGTTATAAGACAAAATATGCTAATAAGCAGAGTGTTGACAAGCAATGGGTGGTTGTTGATGCTTCTTCACAAACACTGGGTAGATTGGCTAGCCAGGTTGCTTACGTGATTCGAGGAAAGCACAAGCCAAATTTTACACCTCATGTAGACTGTGGAGATCATGTTATTGTGCTTAATGCAGGAAAAATATCTTTATCAGGTAATAAATGGGTGAAAAAGAATTATGTTACTTACTCAGGTTATCCTGGTGGCATCAAAAAAACAACCCCTAGGGAACTTGAAACTTCCAATCCCAAACGCATTATAGAGCATGCGGTAAAAGGCATGTTGCCAAAAAATAGATTAGGAAGGAGATTGTTTCAAAACCTACATGTTTGTGAGGGAGATGTACACCAGTATGCAGCTCAAAAACCAGTCCACATAATGCTAAAATACTAA